A stretch of Aedes aegypti strain LVP_AGWG chromosome 2, AaegL5.0 Primary Assembly, whole genome shotgun sequence DNA encodes these proteins:
- the LOC110676126 gene encoding LOW QUALITY PROTEIN: protein FAM13A (The sequence of the model RefSeq protein was modified relative to this genomic sequence to represent the inferred CDS: deleted 1 base in 1 codon), with amino-acid sequence MRRPSLGQNEDDLSRLTTVISPTTASLSSAQTEPDGGDHSGGCGDKSNHKINNHHLQQQHNKNGSSSSSSINSCFNNNSSNINNNNNSCSKNCNISNSSSSGSLGEAKLPNVTNSSEWQNCRKRKERQDSTSSISQDRKLIRSNSEEHLPNCKEVIRRVSSHEDFKKPSPLIEISVDKENIIEESAEEQQQLEEQQIFEKNLKNSSENLKKFFIGSESLCAASRDSTEGQNHHKVDEARHHHHHHLHSNHLSHHNRNRLSPSRDVLKNRKDSDSELDEEHARRRHCERFSKTRPPPGRKSVSPRNRTKTFKYSSGKDKSGSEYFYSKHDSHHSVKHERRGYGKKEKTPDQKASETEICSDYNDNTVLDKGKDESPREKQLPWDQSFQDDTPVVCQRFAEHKFEHATKMATFGEIRSLPPNATLKHYGGYRSSELHPTNQKPIPQANNMFDDRIKTISRKLSSLKKKLSQYEDRFERENGYRPAHEDKTSDCSIKAVVVEIHKLRKEKNQIKADLAVQNAKAAKAQAAADSQEGESKLSKMKDSIADIEKRLHEKRECENRSENLDSLSGDQLVEEKASVQRALLYLESIYGRPTSREERDAARPLYDRYRLIKRLVNRANSISGPCGANSQMPTILEHEALAIVGTTTPSTDISPPSATSMVQSPTDTSTASTAAQSTDESETTSSSITENIHSMTVEELWEHYDAAREEKKVLQRTIKDFEQRFEETTGRKMLKSDRKSIEETYALYKQKKAKLRLIDALFKKQMSV; translated from the exons ATGCGTCGCccatcactgggacagaacgaAGACGACCTGAGTCGTCTTACCACGGTGATATCCCCAACGACAGCCAGCTTATCTTCGGCGCAAACGGAACCCGACGGAGGTGATCATAGCGGTGGCTGTGGCGACAAGAGTAATCACAAGATCAACAATCACCACCTTCAGCAACAGCACAACAAGAATGGCAGTAGCAGCAGTAGCAGTATCAACAGTTGTTTCAACAATAACAGCAgtaacatcaacaataacaacaacagcTGCTCCAAGAACTGCAACATTAGCAATAGCAGTAGCAGCGGATCGCTCGGCGAGGCCAAACTGCCTAATGTAACTAATTCATCTGAGTGGCAGAATTGCAGAAAACGCAAAGAACGGCAGGACAGCACGTCCTCCATCAGCCAGGATCGGAAACTGATCCGGTCGAACAGCGAGGAACACCTTCCCAACTGCAAGGAGGTGATCCGTCGCGTGTCCTCACATGAGGACTTTAAGAAACCCTCGCCGCTGATCGAAATCAGCGTCGACAAGGAAAACATTATCGAGGAATCTGCCGAGGAGCAGCAGCAGCTGGAAGAGCAGCAAATTTTCGagaagaatttgaaaaacagttcggagaatttgaagaaatttttcatcggTAGTGAGAGTCTTTGTGCAGCCAGCAGGGATTCCACTGAAGGGCAGAATCATCACAAGGTCGATGAAGCCcgtcaccatcatcatcatcacttgCACAGCAATCATCTAAGTCATCACAATAGGAATCGTCTTTCTCCGAGCCGTGATGTATTGAAAAACCGCAAGGACTCCGACAGCGAGTTGGATGAAGAACATGCTCGGCGACGTCATTGCGAGAGATTCTCGAAAACCCGTCCGCCACCTGGTCGAAAGTCAGTTTCTCCACGAAACCGGACGAAAACGTTCAAATATTCCAGTGGCAAGGACAAAAGCGGAAGCGAGTATTTCTACTCCAAACATGACTCGCATCACTCGGTCAAGCATGAACGCCGTGGATACGGCAAGAAAGAAAAGACACCAGATCAAAAGGCATCAGAAACGGAAATATGCTCCGACTACAATGACAACACCGTCCTGGACAAGGGCAAAGATGAATCTCCCCGCGAGAAGCAGCTGCCCTGGGACCAATCCTTCCAGGATGATACACCGGTCGTCTGTCAGCGTTTCGCAGAGCATAAATTTGAGCATGCCACCAAGATGGCAACGTTCGGAGAAATTCGTAGTCTACCACCGAATGCCACCCTAAAACACTACGGAGGCTATCGCAGCTCGGAACTCCATCCAACCAATCAGAAACCGATCCCTCAGGCGAACAACATGTTCGATGACCGCATCAAAACCATCAGCCGCAAACTCAGCAGTCTCAAGAAGAAGCTTTCGCAGTACGAGGATCGGTTCGAGCGG GAAAACGGCTATCGTCCAGCCCACGAGGATAAGACTAGCGATTGTTCCATCAAGGCGGTCGTCGTTGAGATTCACAAGCTGCGCAAGGAGAAGAACCAAATCAAGGCGGATCTGGCGGTGCAGAATGCGAAAGCTGCCAAGGCCCAAGCGGCGGCCGATTCTCAGGAAGGGGAAAGCAAGCTTTCCAAGATGAAGGATTCTATCGCCGATATCGAAAAG CGACTTCATGAGAAACGTGAATGTGAAAACCGCAGCGAAAATCTGGACAGCCTTTCCGGTGATCAGCTGGTCGAGGAAAAAGCTTCTGTTCAGCGGGCTCTTCTCTATCTGGAATCGATCTATGGACGTCCCACCAGCCGGGAGGAGCGTGATGCCGCTCGGCCACTCTACGACCGGTATCGGCTCATCAAACGCCTGGTTAACCGTGCCAATTCGATCAGCGGTCCATGTGGGGCCAACTCCCAGATGCCAACCATTTTGGAACACGAAGCGCTAGCAATTGTGGGCACTACCACCCCGTCTACAGACATTTCACCGCCATCAGCCACTTCGATGGTTCAGTCGCCGACGGACACTTCTACCGCATCCACGGCTGCCCAGTCAACCGATGAATCCGAAACCACCTCCAGTTCCATCACGGAAAACATCCACTCGATGACGGTCGAAGAACTTTGGGAGCACTACGACGCAGCTCGGGAGGAGAAAAAGGTACTCCAACGAACCATCAAGGATTTTGAACAAAGGTTCGAAGAAACCACCGGGCGTAAAATGCTAAAGTCGGATCGCAAATCCATCGAAGAAACTTACGCCTTGTACAAACAGAAAAAGGCTAAACTTCGACTCATTGATGCTCTGTTCAAGAAGCAGATGTCCGTATAA